The following are from one region of the Stigmatella ashevillena genome:
- a CDS encoding DUF2917 domain-containing protein, with translation MGLPLFFSKLCAALAKRMPQRCLDSLATVTLSLGGLWSHRLRTAGLSLRCHEGCVWLTREGDACDHVLQAGEALRVEGPGLVVVQALGAARFSLSPEGSLTLAGVPR, from the coding sequence ATGGGCTTACCCCTCTTTTTCTCGAAACTGTGCGCAGCGCTGGCGAAGCGGATGCCCCAGCGATGTCTGGACTCTCTCGCCACGGTGACGTTGTCCCTGGGAGGGCTGTGGAGCCACCGCCTGCGCACCGCGGGGCTCTCGCTGCGCTGCCATGAGGGATGCGTCTGGCTCACCCGCGAGGGGGATGCCTGCGACCATGTGCTTCAGGCGGGTGAGGCCCTCCGGGTGGAGGGCCCCGGGCTGGTGGTGGTTCAGGCGCTGGGAGCCGCCCGCTTCAGCCTGTCGCCGGAGGGGTCGCTCACCCTGGCGGGAGTACCGCGATGA
- a CDS encoding cyclase family protein produces MKKLMTGSLLVLSTLGCMGRATHPPGTSKEGFVLSPGARWVDLTHSFDSKTLYWPSAPAGFVLETEHHTTAESGFYFLSNAFKMPEHTGTHLDAPLHFAEGHADAAQVPLERLAAPAVVIDLPIRSEQDRDAQLQPAHLDAFEKEHGRIEPGTLVLVRTGWSKYWTNRKQYFGDDTPGDASHLHFPGISPEAARVLVERQVASVGIDTASLDHGPSKDFIAHQILLKADIPGFENVAALDQLPPRGAFVVALPMKIGGGSGGPLRIIAVLPPG; encoded by the coding sequence ATGAAGAAGCTGATGACTGGCAGTCTGCTCGTGCTCTCCACCCTCGGTTGCATGGGCAGAGCCACCCACCCACCTGGAACCTCGAAGGAAGGGTTCGTCCTGTCTCCGGGCGCCCGCTGGGTGGACCTGACCCATTCTTTCGATTCCAAGACCCTCTATTGGCCCTCCGCGCCCGCAGGCTTCGTCCTCGAAACCGAGCACCACACCACCGCGGAGTCAGGCTTCTACTTCCTTAGCAACGCGTTCAAGATGCCCGAGCACACCGGGACCCACCTCGATGCGCCCCTGCACTTCGCCGAAGGCCACGCTGATGCGGCCCAGGTCCCGCTCGAGCGGCTGGCCGCCCCCGCCGTCGTCATCGACCTGCCGATCCGCTCGGAGCAAGACCGGGATGCCCAGCTCCAACCCGCGCACCTGGACGCCTTCGAAAAAGAACATGGGCGCATCGAGCCAGGAACCCTCGTCCTGGTCCGCACCGGCTGGTCCAAGTACTGGACCAACCGGAAGCAGTACTTCGGCGATGACACGCCCGGTGATGCCTCGCACTTGCACTTCCCGGGCATCTCACCGGAGGCAGCCCGGGTGCTCGTGGAGCGCCAGGTGGCCTCCGTGGGCATCGACACGGCCAGCCTCGACCACGGACCGTCCAAGGACTTCATCGCCCACCAGATCCTCTTGAAGGCGGACATCCCTGGCTTCGAGAACGTGGCCGCCCTGGATCAGCTCCCGCCCCGAGGGGCATTCGTCGTGGCGCTCCCCATGAAGATCGGCGGAGGCTCGGGAGGCCCCCTGCGCATCATCGCGGTACTCCCGCCAGGGTGA
- a CDS encoding glutathione S-transferase family protein gives MKLYFFQQSRATRVRWMLEELGIPYELAPVDMMKGEHKQPAYLKVHPMGSLPAIDDNGFSLFESAAIMMQLADKHPEKRLAPAVGTNERGEYYQWILFAMTEVEQPISIIAQHTLFLPEAERSTDALARASKRFKAVAAVLEERLKGRDFILGDTFSAADVVLGGVLYFASRVGQLGEDTPTLKAYHARLMARPAAKKGYGG, from the coding sequence ATGAAGCTCTATTTCTTTCAGCAGTCCCGTGCCACGCGAGTCCGCTGGATGCTTGAGGAACTCGGCATTCCCTATGAGCTGGCGCCGGTGGACATGATGAAGGGCGAGCACAAGCAGCCCGCCTACCTGAAGGTGCACCCGATGGGCTCGCTGCCCGCCATCGATGACAACGGGTTCAGCCTCTTCGAGTCCGCTGCCATCATGATGCAGCTGGCGGACAAGCACCCCGAGAAGCGGCTGGCCCCGGCGGTGGGTACGAACGAGCGCGGCGAATACTACCAGTGGATCCTCTTCGCGATGACCGAGGTGGAGCAGCCCATCTCCATTATCGCGCAGCACACCCTCTTCCTCCCAGAGGCGGAGCGCTCCACCGACGCGCTCGCTCGTGCCTCCAAGCGTTTCAAGGCCGTGGCCGCGGTGCTCGAGGAGCGCCTGAAGGGGCGCGACTTCATCCTTGGCGATACGTTCTCCGCGGCCGACGTGGTGCTGGGGGGCGTGCTCTACTTCGCCAGCAGGGTGGGGCAGCTCGGCGAGGACACGCCCACGCTGAAGGCCTACCATGCCCGTTTGATGGCGCGCCCGGCCGCGAAGAAGGGCTACGGCGGATAG
- a CDS encoding LysR family transcriptional regulator, with protein MDRIEAMRVFVTVLDEGSLAGAGRRLGRSPAAITRAIAFLERHVGTQLLHRTTRSLRLSEAGERYAAACRRVLTELEEADMLAAGERAAPRGVLTLTAPLVSGARVLRPIVDAFLDQQPAVKARLMLMDRQVNLLEEGIDVALRIAHLPDSRLIAIRVGEVRRILCASPSYLAHRPPLVEPGDLSAHACVSLAQFEHDTWSFPPARGATAPRHVHIEPRLVVNSVEAAVASAVEGHGVTRVLSYQVADLVKKGQLTIVLADSEPPPLPVHLLTVEGRLSVAKVRAFVDFAVPRLKAEFARRACL; from the coding sequence ATGGATCGCATCGAGGCGATGCGCGTGTTCGTCACAGTGCTCGACGAGGGGAGCCTGGCGGGTGCCGGCCGACGGCTCGGGCGCTCTCCCGCAGCCATCACCCGGGCCATCGCGTTCCTCGAACGCCATGTCGGAACACAACTCCTGCACCGCACGACTCGCTCGCTCCGGCTGAGCGAGGCGGGCGAGCGATACGCCGCCGCCTGCCGACGCGTGCTCACCGAACTGGAGGAAGCGGACATGCTCGCCGCAGGCGAGCGCGCGGCCCCCCGGGGCGTACTCACGCTCACCGCGCCACTCGTCAGCGGAGCGCGCGTCTTGAGGCCCATCGTCGATGCCTTTCTCGACCAGCAGCCCGCGGTCAAAGCCCGGTTGATGCTGATGGATCGCCAGGTGAACTTGCTCGAGGAAGGGATCGACGTGGCGCTCCGGATCGCCCATTTGCCGGACTCCCGGCTGATCGCGATCCGTGTCGGCGAAGTCCGGCGCATCCTCTGCGCATCGCCCTCCTATCTGGCCCACAGGCCCCCCCTCGTCGAACCGGGAGACCTCTCCGCCCATGCGTGCGTCTCGCTGGCACAGTTCGAACATGACACCTGGAGCTTTCCGCCCGCGAGGGGGGCTACCGCTCCGCGCCATGTCCACATCGAGCCTCGGCTGGTCGTGAACAGCGTCGAGGCCGCCGTCGCCTCGGCGGTCGAGGGCCACGGCGTGACCCGGGTTTTGTCCTACCAAGTCGCGGATCTCGTGAAGAAAGGACAGTTGACCATTGTGCTTGCGGATTCCGAACCGCCCCCGCTCCCGGTCCATCTGCTCACGGTCGAGGGGCGGCTGTCCGTCGCCAAGGTCCGCGCGTTCGTCGACTTCGCCGTGCCCAGGCTGAAGGCCGAGTTCGCGAGAAGGGCATGTCTGTAG
- a CDS encoding alpha/beta fold hydrolase, whose protein sequence is MRVPASRSPSTVTHHRTTQVDGVELFYREAGPADAPVVVLLHGFPTSSHMYRQLIPALADRYHVIAPDYPGFGQSAMPSREVFTYGFAAYADLVDGLLTRLGAKAYALYVMDYGAPVGFRLALKHPERVTALIVQNGNAYEEGLSPFWDPVKAYWAEGKADKREAMRPMLSLESTRFQYTDGVKDVSRIDPSNWVHDQALLDRPGNAEIQLDLFYDYRHNVALYPRIQAFFRERRPPTLIVWGANDTIFPAEGAKAFKRDLPDAELHLLDTGHFALEDKGDEIAALMRDFLGRTVARS, encoded by the coding sequence ATGCGTGTTCCAGCCAGCCGCTCCCCCTCGACCGTGACCCACCATCGCACCACCCAGGTCGATGGGGTTGAGCTCTTCTACCGGGAGGCGGGTCCCGCCGATGCGCCGGTGGTCGTGCTCTTGCACGGCTTTCCGACGTCGTCTCACATGTATCGCCAGCTCATTCCCGCGCTGGCGGACCGTTATCACGTCATCGCGCCCGATTATCCCGGCTTCGGCCAGAGCGCGATGCCCAGCCGGGAGGTCTTCACCTATGGCTTCGCGGCGTACGCGGACCTGGTGGATGGGCTCCTGACGCGGTTGGGCGCCAAGGCTTACGCGCTCTATGTCATGGACTACGGCGCCCCGGTGGGCTTCCGGCTGGCCCTGAAGCATCCCGAGCGTGTGACCGCGCTCATCGTTCAGAACGGCAACGCCTACGAAGAGGGCCTGTCCCCGTTCTGGGATCCGGTCAAGGCGTACTGGGCGGAGGGAAAGGCGGACAAGCGCGAGGCCATGCGCCCAATGCTCTCCCTGGAGAGCACGAGGTTCCAGTACACGGATGGCGTCAAGGACGTCTCCCGAATTGATCCCTCCAACTGGGTCCATGATCAGGCATTGCTCGATCGGCCTGGCAACGCCGAGATCCAACTCGATCTCTTTTACGACTACCGCCACAACGTCGCGCTCTACCCTCGGATCCAAGCCTTCTTCCGCGAGCGTCGGCCGCCGACCCTCATCGTCTGGGGCGCGAACGATACGATCTTCCCCGCGGAGGGCGCCAAGGCGTTCAAACGCGACCTGCCGGATGCCGAGCTGCATCTGCTCGACACCGGGCACTTCGCGCTCGAGGACAAGGGCGACGAGATCGCTGCGCTGATGCGCGACTTCCTGGGCCGGACGGTGGCAAGGAGCTGA
- a CDS encoding NAD(P)-dependent oxidoreductase: MASSSPTKIAVIGSGLMGSALARAFAAAGHDVAVWNRTPSKAKAVGGGTRAMEDLREAVSGRELVVVSLSNYAACSELFSLEGVASALAGTTLVQLTSGSPADAREALEWAKANGVDYLDAAILAYPSFVATDAAMVFYAGSRSVFDRHLETLQAIAKNSIYVDEKIGSAATLDCAILEAYYGSSLAFLHAAAMCEAEGIDPKAFFSHKASFLGLLSVTVDAAQDMIERNDFSGDQCSLNTHVAAIEHIVRLSKDARMSARFPKELLDNYKRAISAGLGSKELPAVFRTLKQD; encoded by the coding sequence ATGGCATCCAGTAGCCCCACGAAAATAGCGGTGATCGGTAGTGGCCTCATGGGAAGCGCACTGGCGCGAGCCTTTGCCGCGGCGGGCCACGACGTTGCGGTTTGGAACAGGACTCCAAGCAAAGCAAAAGCGGTAGGCGGCGGCACTCGCGCGATGGAGGATCTGCGCGAGGCCGTATCGGGACGCGAGCTTGTCGTCGTCTCTCTGTCCAACTATGCCGCCTGCTCCGAACTGTTTTCTTTAGAGGGCGTCGCATCGGCGCTTGCCGGAACGACGCTCGTTCAGCTCACCAGCGGCTCACCCGCGGACGCTCGTGAGGCACTGGAGTGGGCGAAGGCAAACGGCGTGGACTACTTGGATGCCGCGATACTCGCCTACCCAAGTTTTGTCGCCACCGATGCCGCGATGGTTTTCTACGCCGGGTCGCGCTCGGTCTTCGACCGGCACCTCGAAACCCTTCAGGCGATAGCCAAGAATTCGATCTACGTCGACGAAAAGATCGGATCCGCCGCGACGCTCGACTGCGCGATTCTCGAGGCCTACTACGGGAGCTCTCTGGCATTCCTCCATGCCGCAGCGATGTGCGAGGCGGAAGGGATTGACCCAAAAGCCTTTTTCTCCCACAAGGCCTCCTTCCTCGGGTTGCTTTCCGTCACCGTCGACGCCGCGCAGGACATGATCGAACGCAACGACTTTTCGGGCGACCAGTGCAGTCTCAATACCCACGTTGCGGCAATCGAGCACATCGTTCGGCTGAGCAAAGACGCTCGCATGAGTGCACGCTTCCCGAAAGAGTTGCTCGACAACTACAAGCGGGCAATCAGCGCAGGATTGGGTAGCAAGGAATTGCCAGCGGTGTTCCGTACCCTGAAGCAGGATTGA